In a single window of the Candidatus Limnocylindrales bacterium genome:
- a CDS encoding dockerin type I domain-containing protein: MKTIKNFAGLIAFIFIAAPGFAAPPPMGACCNIVAGCCPPLGNCQITTSSFCEFGYQGDGTVCPDCPATTTTTTTSTTTLAPTTTTSTTTSTTTTTTLGPGTTSTTLVPVSICGDANQDLEITSTDALIALKTAVSTASCPLERCDYNGSGEVTATDALAILKVAVGQPIVPMCPIVI, translated from the coding sequence ATGAAGACGATCAAAAATTTTGCAGGACTGATCGCGTTTATTTTCATTGCGGCGCCGGGATTCGCAGCGCCGCCTCCGATGGGTGCATGCTGCAACATCGTGGCCGGCTGCTGCCCCCCGCTCGGCAACTGCCAGATCACGACATCGTCGTTCTGCGAATTCGGCTACCAGGGTGACGGTACGGTCTGTCCGGATTGTCCGGCGACGACCACGACCACTACGACGAGCACGACGACGCTCGCACCGACCACCACGACGTCGACGACCACCAGCACGACGACAACCACCACGCTCGGTCCGGGAACCACGAGCACGACGCTCGTGCCCGTGTCGATCTGCGGAGACGCGAATCAGGATCTGGAGATCACGTCGACCGACGCATTGATCGCGCTGAAGACTGCGGTTTCGACCGCGAGCTGTCCGCTCGAACGATGCGACTACAACGGAAGCGGCGAGGTTACTGCCACGGATGCGCTCGCGATCCTGAAGGTCGCCGTGGGACAGCCGATCGTGCCGATGTGCCCGATCGTGATCTGA
- the recO gene encoding DNA repair protein RecO, giving the protein MAYPCEYVGRDVFWDFFGETVAADEIITSAFVLRSRNFGESDRILVLLTEEAGKISAIAKGARRSVRRFAGGALEPFQEIQVRLDRKPQFSLAFLHESRVLASNPALASNLDAFAWASYLTELTEVMTADRDPCRDLYELYREVISRLGRDLIEPLAHHFVLGLLERSGWAPDFGICGICGEPVTEGSRPILDSRGSGVICARHEAEAAGLDPADERFRPSRRVIDPPLMAYVRGATLSVPDVAEPAVGRLATALLDRLVDLHLTKPLRSRAFLKTVAKEFSS; this is encoded by the coding sequence ATGGCATATCCTTGCGAATACGTCGGGCGCGACGTTTTCTGGGACTTCTTCGGGGAAACCGTGGCAGCGGATGAAATCATCACCAGCGCGTTCGTCCTGCGAAGCCGCAACTTCGGGGAGTCCGACCGGATCCTGGTCCTGCTCACCGAAGAGGCCGGGAAAATCTCGGCGATCGCCAAAGGCGCGCGTCGCTCGGTGCGCCGGTTCGCCGGCGGAGCACTCGAGCCGTTTCAGGAAATCCAGGTCCGCCTCGACCGCAAACCCCAATTCTCACTGGCTTTTCTGCACGAGAGCCGGGTCCTGGCATCGAACCCGGCGCTGGCATCGAACCTCGACGCATTCGCGTGGGCTTCTTACCTGACCGAGCTGACCGAGGTCATGACTGCCGACCGCGATCCGTGCCGCGACCTGTATGAGCTTTATCGCGAGGTCATCAGCCGGCTTGGCCGCGACCTGATCGAACCGCTCGCCCACCACTTCGTGCTCGGCCTGCTCGAGCGCAGCGGCTGGGCGCCGGACTTCGGGATCTGCGGGATCTGCGGAGAGCCGGTCACCGAAGGCTCGCGCCCGATTCTCGACAGCCGTGGCAGCGGCGTCATCTGCGCGCGTCACGAAGCCGAAGCCGCAGGGCTCGATCCCGCAGACGAACGCTTCCGGCCGAGCCGCCGCGTGATCGATCCGCCGCTCATGGCGTACGTGCGCGGCGCGACGCTCTCGGTGCCGGACGTCGCCGAGCCTGCGGTCGGGCGCCTCGCGACTGCCCTTCTCGATCGCCTCGTCGATCTCCATCTGACAAAGCCTCTTCGCTCGCGCGCGTTCCTCAAGACCGTCGCCAAGGAGTTCTCCTCGTGA
- the grpE gene encoding nucleotide exchange factor GrpE — MSQDDSSQATSRADERANGADGDEPRSTRSEADTTSDVSGEDAEPGVALSPEDELDAARSKSAENYDLYVRAKADIENIRKRHQRELADRARYDGESLARDIVPAIDDLERALEHAGDGAAGVTDGIELVRKGLMAALKRNGVERIEAEGKPFDPAEHEAVTVVETDEVPPNTVISVFRAGYKIRDRLLRAAMVSVSKAPESKA; from the coding sequence ATGAGCCAGGACGATTCAAGCCAAGCCACTTCCAGAGCAGACGAGCGCGCCAACGGCGCGGATGGCGACGAGCCCCGCTCCACGCGCAGCGAGGCCGATACGACCAGCGATGTTTCGGGCGAAGACGCCGAGCCCGGCGTAGCGCTGTCCCCGGAAGACGAGCTCGACGCGGCCCGCAGCAAATCGGCCGAAAACTACGATCTTTACGTGCGCGCCAAGGCGGACATCGAGAACATCCGCAAGCGCCACCAGCGCGAGCTTGCCGATCGCGCCCGATACGACGGCGAGTCGCTGGCGCGTGACATCGTTCCGGCCATCGACGACCTCGAGCGGGCGCTCGAGCATGCTGGCGACGGCGCTGCCGGAGTCACCGACGGCATCGAGCTCGTTCGCAAGGGCCTGATGGCTGCGCTCAAGCGCAACGGAGTCGAGCGCATCGAGGCCGAAGGGAAGCCGTTCGACCCGGCTGAGCACGAAGCGGTGACCGTCGTCGAGACCGACGAGGTGCCGCCGAATACGGTCATCAGCGTTTTCCGGGCGGGCTACAAAATTCGCGACCGGCTGCTGCGCGCCGCAATGGTCTCGGTGTCGAAGGCACCCGAATCCAAGGCCTGA
- a CDS encoding NAD(P)H-quinone oxidoreductase — MKAIVIAEYGGPEVLALRDLPDPACGPDDLVVRVKATALNRADLLQRRGLYPQPGPKPEFEIPGLEFAGEVESAGANATGFRAGDRVMGLLAGGGYAQKIVVNHRLASIIPERLTFEQAASVPEAFITAHDALLQCSFACGESVLVHAAGSGVGTAAIQLARVMGASIVLGTAGSKEKLDAACKLGLDVAIDYKTEAFADRAREATGGRGVDVVVDFIGASYLESNVRALAEKGRMILIGLMGGFSGELALGAMLQKRLTIRGTLLRARSLEEKATAVRAFEKSVLPHIASGRIATVVDRVIPLANAADAHRLMEENANFGKIVLSM; from the coding sequence GTGAAAGCCATCGTGATTGCCGAATACGGCGGGCCGGAAGTGCTCGCGCTGCGCGACCTGCCCGACCCCGCATGCGGTCCGGACGACCTCGTGGTTCGTGTAAAGGCCACCGCTCTCAACCGTGCAGACCTGCTGCAGCGTCGTGGCCTTTACCCGCAGCCCGGACCAAAGCCGGAGTTCGAAATTCCGGGGCTCGAGTTCGCGGGCGAAGTCGAAAGCGCCGGCGCCAACGCGACCGGATTTCGCGCGGGCGACCGCGTGATGGGCCTTCTCGCCGGCGGCGGCTACGCGCAAAAGATCGTCGTCAATCATCGGCTCGCGTCGATCATTCCCGAGCGGCTCACGTTCGAGCAGGCCGCTTCGGTTCCGGAAGCGTTCATCACGGCGCACGACGCGCTCCTGCAGTGCTCGTTTGCGTGCGGAGAAAGCGTGCTCGTGCACGCGGCCGGCTCCGGCGTCGGTACGGCGGCAATCCAGCTTGCCAGGGTCATGGGCGCATCGATCGTGCTCGGCACGGCCGGGTCGAAGGAAAAGCTCGATGCGGCCTGCAAGCTCGGGCTCGACGTCGCGATCGACTACAAAACCGAAGCGTTTGCCGACCGCGCACGCGAAGCGACCGGCGGGCGCGGCGTCGACGTCGTCGTCGACTTCATCGGCGCGTCGTATCTCGAGTCGAACGTGCGCGCGCTCGCGGAAAAAGGGCGGATGATCCTGATCGGCCTCATGGGCGGCTTCAGCGGCGAGCTCGCGCTCGGCGCCATGCTGCAGAAGCGCCTGACGATCCGCGGCACTCTGCTGCGGGCGCGCTCGCTCGAAGAGAAAGCGACGGCCGTGCGCGCATTCGAAAAGAGCGTGCTGCCGCATATCGCGAGCGGACGGATCGCGACCGTCGTCGACAGGGTGATTCCGCTCGCGAACGCAGCAGACGCCCATCGCCTGATGGAAGAGAACGCAAACTTCGGAAAGATCGTGCTCTCGATGTAG
- a CDS encoding polyprenol monophosphomannose synthase, which produces MGVAAANHSHPGIVIPTYNESENIERLVAEILALPVGAHVVVVDDNSPDGTGELLDKLAAVEPRLHVVHRPAKLGLGTAHIAGIRKADALGLDPIGTMDADFSHHPRYIPNLIAGLAHNDVMIGSRYVAGGGTKDFGLHRQLLSRTANTFARTMLGLTSGDCTAGFRLYRRETLASIDLDSIFSNGYSFLIEILFLVQAAGWKVGESPILFEDRREGISKISRKEIAKAVYTVLRLFAQRGRIRGGVARPASRPR; this is translated from the coding sequence ATGGGTGTTGCGGCGGCCAACCATTCTCATCCCGGCATCGTCATTCCGACGTACAACGAGAGCGAGAACATCGAGCGGCTCGTCGCCGAGATCCTCGCGCTGCCGGTCGGAGCTCACGTTGTCGTCGTCGACGACAACTCGCCGGACGGGACCGGGGAGCTGCTCGACAAGCTGGCCGCCGTCGAGCCGCGACTGCACGTGGTGCATCGCCCGGCCAAGCTCGGCCTCGGCACCGCGCATATCGCCGGCATCCGCAAGGCCGACGCGCTCGGCCTCGACCCGATCGGCACGATGGACGCGGATTTCTCCCACCACCCCCGTTACATCCCGAACCTGATCGCCGGCCTCGCCCACAACGATGTGATGATCGGCTCGCGATACGTGGCCGGCGGGGGCACCAAGGACTTCGGGCTCCACCGCCAGCTGCTCAGCCGGACAGCGAACACGTTTGCCAGGACGATGCTCGGCCTGACGTCCGGCGACTGCACGGCCGGTTTCCGCCTGTACCGCCGGGAGACGCTCGCCTCGATCGATCTCGATTCGATCTTCTCGAACGGGTACTCGTTCCTCATCGAGATTCTCTTTCTCGTTCAGGCCGCCGGCTGGAAGGTCGGCGAATCGCCGATTCTTTTTGAAGATCGTCGCGAGGGGATCTCGAAGATCTCGCGCAAGGAAATCGCCAAGGCGGTCTACACGGTGCTGCGGCTGTTTGCGCAGCGCGGACGCATCCGCGGCGGCGTCGCGCGACCGGCGTCGCGACCGAGGTAG